gctttattcatatttatttgACTATATGCtatataaatttaattaataacATATTACTACaatattgattttatttataaatataatgatcaacatttataaatttatttttacttataattatctttttatataaatatatttattatctatatttataaatacaaatataaatatatacatataaataaatatacttATATATTTCATTTACTATATTATAGaatattaattattatattaataagtaatattatatttatttatatttattttcatatatttttatttattttatttattcattcattatttatatatttatttgcatAAATAATGAGCAAATATATGTctacataaatataaatagaaaatatattagaaTATACTGTGGGGGGAAAGGGTCCTCAATAAATACTTAGTTATagttataaatttattttcatttataaatgTATTACTTTATACTTATATGATTATATGAATTTAACTAATATATTagtaaataagaaatatttattcctaattataaatatatgtttattttaaaatatatatttattcattatttatcTATATTACCATCCTTTACAGCAATAACAAATAAAACCACatttatgtaaatataaatgcataaataaaaacaggaaatatattagaatatttcagaatacaaaataaattagacaataaaattagaaatgtattagaaaataaaagtagatAAATTTTTATAGATGTAAATTATAATTACAAATATATAatagatattatattatatattgtatatattatatatattgtatatattatatatattgtatatattataaatgttatatattatatatattatgtttTTGTAtgttaaatatataatatattatatatattatatatattatgtatttataatatataaattcTATAATATTGTAATATAATGGCTTTACCAGCAATatctatatattaaaaatttgcattaaaataataaattgcttAGTAAATAATAgcttttaatataaaatattgcataaatttaaattaaaatttatggcgatatataaaaattaattaaaaattaaatcaataaaTTAATTATACAAAAATTACTAAACTAAAAATGTCCAGTTCTtaacatttataaaataaaacattttaaattccCTCGAAACGcttcatttttgaacaaaactcATAACAAACGATAAAAATTCCTGGTTTAACCCTCCCTCACCGCGTCGCCGTCGcgggcccaggctctgccgcCGGACACGAActtgccctggctctgcctcttCTTCTGCCCCCCGTCAGCGAACTTACAGAgcagggggtctgggggggctgggggggcagcgctgccagccggccccagcacccccaaatcccccagatcccctcccggcaccccaaaatcccaataatCCCCTCCCGGCaccacaaaatcccaaaaaacccctcccaggacccccaaaatcccccagatcCCCTCCCGGCACCCcaacatcccaaaaatcccctcccggcaccccaaaatcccaaaaatccgcTCCcggcacccccaaatcccccagatcCCGTCCcggcacccccaaatcccaaaaatcccctccaggcaccccaaaatcccaaaaatcccctcccaggaccccaaaatcccaaaaatcccctcccaggacccccaaaatcccccagatcccctcccgggacccccaaaatcccccagatcccctcctgggaccccaaaatcccctcccgggaccccaaaatccccaaaatcccctcccggcaccccaaaatcccaaaaatcccctcccgggaccccaaaatccccaaaatcccctcccagcaccccaaaatcccccagatcccctcccgggacccccaaaatcccccagatcccctcctgggaccccaaaatcccaaaaatcccctcccGGCaccacaaaatcccaaaaatcccctcccaggacccccaaaatcccccagatcccctcccggcaccccaaaatcccaaaaatcccctcccggcacccccaaatcccccagatcccctcccggcacccccaaatcccaaaaatcccctcccggcaccccaaaatcccaaaaatcccctcccagcacccccaaaatcccccagatcccctcccgggacccccaaaatcccctccaagcaccccaaaatcccatagGGATCCCCCCAgtacccccaaatcccaaaaatcctctcccgggaccccaaaatcccaaaaatcccgtcccagcacccccaaaatcccccagatcccctccaggcaccccaaaatcccaaaaatcccctcccagcaccacaaaatcccaaaaatcccctcccaggactcccaaaatcccccagatcTCCTCCTGGAAccccccagcatccccaaaatccccttggGATCCCCCCAGTACCcccaaagccccaaaattccctcccgggacccccaaaattccctccctgactctcccagcacccccaaaatcccctcccgggacccccccagtaccccaaaattccccaaatcccctctaaggacccccaaaatccccaaaattccctcccaggaccccccagcatccccaaaatccccaaatcccctccctgACTCTCCCAgtacccccaaaatcccctccctgacccccccagcacccccaaaatcccctcccaggatccccaaaatcccctcgggacccccccagcacccccaaaatcccggcccggcccccccagcccacctGGCACCCCCGGGGGGGTTTTGATGAATTTCCCGTTGAAGTGGGTGATGACGGCCTCGCACTTCTCCGTGGATTCCATCCtggggggagcggggctgggccgggggcCGGGGGGTCCCCCAGTTCTCTGTGCCccccccagctctctgtgcccccTCCCAGTCTCGTGCAGCCCCCCCAGATTCGTGCAGCCCCCAAATCTCTGCCCCCCCCCCAATTCTGTGTACCCAGCCCCATGCAGcccccccagctgtgcccccaaccccctgcagcccccccagctgTACCCCCAGCCCCATGTTCCCCCCCCAGATCTGGAagcccccccccaaatcctgttcccccagctctccccatcccctgcagccccccagatCTGGAAGCCCCCCCaagtccctgtccccccagccccatgggcccacccagccctccccatcctcctgaacccccccagccccatgtaccccatcccctgcagcccccccagctctTAAAGCCCCCCCAGATCTGTGCAGCCCCCCCAcaaccctgagccccccaaacccccaccccctgcagcccccccaaCTCTGTGCAGCCCCCCCaagtccctgtccccccagccctaTGTGCCCCcccatcccctgcagcccccccagaTCTGTGCAGCCCCCCCACAACCCTGtcccccccccagccctccccatcctcctgaGTCCCCCCAGCACTGgtagccccccccccccccccagctctggaagcccccccaaatccctgtcccccccagccctccccatcctcctgaCCCCCTATCCCCTGCAGACCCccaccccctgcagcccccccagaTCTGTGCAACCCCTCAAGTCCCTGTGCTCCCCCCCATCCTCCTGACCCCCCCCATCCCCTGCAgacccccagctctggcagcccccCCCAGACCTGTGCAGCCCCCCCAtcccctgcagcacccccagccctccccaccctcctgaGCTCCCCCCAAACCCATGTACCCccaccccctgcagccccccaatTCTGTCGCCCCCCCaagtccctgtccccccagctcTCCTCATCATCCTGAGCCCcccatcccctgcagcccaccAGCAATGTGCAGCCCCCCCAGACCTGTGCAGCCCCCAAAAGTCCTTGTCCCCCCATCCCCTGCACCCCCACAATCCCCACACCCCCCGCAgaccccccagcagcaccaaccCTCCcggccccctccccccccgtaCCGTGCGAAGCCCACCCCCCTGCTGGCGCCGTGGGGGTCGCGCAGGATGCGGGTGGAGACCACCTGCCCGAAGGGCTTCAGCAGcgcctccagctcctgctcgtCCACGCCCAGCGGCAGGTTCGAGATGTACAGGTTGGTGGGGTCCTGCTCCTGTTGCTGTGGGGAGGGGTCAGcccaggggagggggctgccgggggggtcccgggggtcgcaggtgggtggggagggggggttcAGTACCTTGGCCATCTGTGCCTGCACCCCGCTGGCCTTCAGGGCTGTCACGGCTTTTTGGGCGGCTGTGGGGCTGTCAAAGTCCACGAACCCATaacctgggcaggggggagagatcagagagacccctccccaaagcaaagtcccccacccccatccggaccccccctccagcccccccaaCCTTTGCACTTGTTGGTTGTTTTATCCAGGATGGCTTTGGTGGAGACGATCTTCCCATagctggggggggggaaaagggggtgTCAGGGCTCGGTGGGACCCCAGCCCCCCCcgaggggctctggggagggggggacagcgggaccccagccccactcacGGCTGGCAGAGCTTGACCAGGTCCTGGTCTGTGGTGCCAGGGTGCAGCCCCCGGATGTAGAGGTTGGTCTTGCTGAGCTGGTCCGGGGCCCCcccggcagggctggggctgggggggcccAGGGGCTGGGCCGGGGGCACATACGGCTgctgggggggggaggggggtcaggagctctgctgcagccccccaaaaccctcccccCGCCAAGCAAGGACTGCCTGAGCCACACCAAGCGGGGTTCAGCCCatcctggggggctgcaggaccccctccccccaaacaCTCCCGGGGACCCGAGGCAGCTGGAAAGCTCCGGGCTGATGTCACCGTGCAGCCATGAATCACCAGGGCCACCCCCgcaccccccgggaccccccaccccccccatccccccaggAACGCCCCGGGGAGCCCTGCACCCCATTATCTCCCCCCTGAGCCCCATTATTTCTCTCCTGAGCCCCATAACTTCCCCCCTGAGCCCCATAACTTCCCCCCGACCCCATAAATTGCCCCCAACCCCATAAATTCCCCCCGACCCCATTACCTCACCCTGCACCCCATCATCTCCCCCCTGGACCCCATTATCTCCCCCCTGAGCCCCATAACTTCCCCCCAACCCCATAAATTCACCCCgaccccattatttccccctgCACCCCATCATCTCCCTTCTGGACCCCTTAATCTCCCCCCTGGAGAGAAGGACTCCTGGACCCTCTCCCCCGACCCCATTATCTCCCCCCTGGACCCCAATCATTTtcccccaaccccaaaatctcccccctGGAGAGAAGGACCCCCTGGACCCCTCCCTGGACCCCATAATTTCCCCCGACCCCATTATCTCACCCTGcaccccattatttcccccctGGACCCCACCATCTCCCCCCTGGACCCCATTAGCTCCCCCAGACCCCATTATCTCCCCccacttcccccccccccccgggggtccccaTCTCTCTTCCTGCAGggtccctcccctcctccctccccccaggacccccagaccctctcccccaaaaccctccctcccccagaccctctcccccatccccccaCTCAGGGGGTCCCCACCTTCCTCCCCCCCATTCTCCAGACCCCCTCTCACCCCTTGTCTCGGGGTCCCCTTCCCCCCACAGGGGGGTCCCTGTCGCctgttcccccccccccaaatgcCACCCCCGACCCCCCAAATCCcgtcccggtgtcccccggtGGGAGGCGGCCATGGGGGTGACCCCCCCTCCCCCATCACTACACacggggatggggagggaaactgaggcacgaaCCGcggaggtggggggggggggatagCGGCGAACGCACGGGACCTCCCCGGGAGGACCGGAGCTCACCGGGGGGGTGTCCCCGCTCCGTTCCCGGTGTTAAGGGGGGGGTGGCTCGGTGGGGGTGTCCCCCCCTTTCCCAGAACCCCCATTCCCCGCCCCCCCTCGGGCCTGTCCCGCCGGGACGGTTCCCACCCCCCCGCCGGACCGGGCCCaccgggccccgccgccccgccggtACCTTCTTGCCGCCCTTGTTGTAGGCGAAGGCGGGGAGCCCCGAGCGCGGCGGCACCGAGAGCAGCATTTTCCCGAGCGCGAGGGGCCGGGACCGGGCGTGACGTCACACCGGGAGCCAGCCTGGAATCCGGgcgggccccgccgcgccgggTCCTagcgccgctccccgcccggtGCTGCCCGCGCCCCTCCGGTGTTCCCCGTCACACCCCCGTTCCTGCCCGTTCTCTTTCGGTGTCACCCCCGGTGCTGCCCGAGCTCCCCCGGTGTCATCCCCGGTGCCACCCGTCACCCCCCGGTGTCACCCCCCGGTGCTGCCCGTTCCCCTCCGGTGTCACTTGTGGTGCCT
This Haemorhous mexicanus isolate bHaeMex1 chromosome 33, bHaeMex1.pri, whole genome shotgun sequence DNA region includes the following protein-coding sequences:
- the RBMS2 gene encoding RNA-binding motif, single-stranded-interacting protein 2 isoform X3, with the protein product MLLSVPPRSGLPAFAYNKGGKKPYVPPAQPLGPPSPSPAGGAPDQLSKTNLYIRGLHPGTTDQDLVKLCQPYGKIVSTKAILDKTTNKCKGYGFVDFDSPTAAQKAVTALKASGVQAQMAKQQEQDPTNLYISNLPLGVDEQELEALLKPFGQVVSTRILRDPHGASRGVGFARMESTEKCEAVITHFNGKFIKTPPGVPAPPDPLLCKFADGGQKKRQSQGKFVSGGRAWARDGDAGTVTLAYDPSAALQNGFYPAPYGLAPGRMLPPAALAPYLPSPVSSYQVHGPAWMHQSYLVQPTGAVLAPAVSPCPQCPHVPPRVPTLTLPRRAWCWPPPCPHVPMSPPFPRVPTLTLPRRARCWPPLCPHVPSVPMSPCPHADTAPQGAMLAPAVSPCPPMSPVSPCPRVPTLTLPRRARCWPPPCPHVPSVPSVPMSPR
- the RBMS2 gene encoding RNA-binding motif, single-stranded-interacting protein 2 isoform X4, which codes for MLLSVPPRSGLPAFAYNKGGKKQPYVPPAQPLGPPSPSPAGGAPDQLSKTNLYIRGLHPGTTDQDLVKLCQPYGKIVSTKAILDKTTNKCKGYGFVDFDSPTAAQKAVTALKASGVQAQMAKVLNPPSPPTCDPRDPPGSPLPWADPSPQQQEQDPTNLYISNLPLGVDEQELEALLKPFGQVVSTRILRDPHGASRGVGFARMESTEKCEAVITHFNGKFIKTPPGVPAPPDPLLCKFADGGQKKRQSQGKFVSGGRAWARDGDAGTVTLAYDPSAALQNGFYPAPYGLAPGRMLPPAALAPYLPSPVSSYQVHGPAWMHQSYLVQPTGAVLAPAVDHAVPLQPSVVAPLAQQLSHLSLGSAGTYVPAAAAVPGAFIPPYPPVPPALPLEDGGAAPTHAPIESPSEPGAFPYPYPK
- the RBMS2 gene encoding RNA-binding motif, single-stranded-interacting protein 2 isoform X5; protein product: MLLSVPPRSGLPAFAYNKGGKKQPYVPPAQPLGPPSPSPAGGAPDQLSKTNLYIRGLHPGTTDQDLVKLCQPYGKIVSTKAILDKTTNKCKGYGFVDFDSPTAAQKAVTALKASGVQAQMAKQQEQDPTNLYISNLPLGVDEQELEALLKPFGQVVSTRILRDPHGASRGVGFARMESTEKCEAVITHFNGKFIKTPPGVPAPPDPLLCKFADGGQKKRQSQGKFVSGGRAWARDGDAGTVTLAYDPSAALQNGFYPAPYGLAPGRMLPPAALAPYLPSPVSSYQVHGPAWMHQSYLVQPTGAVLAPAVDHAVPLQPSVVAPLAQQLSHLSLGSAGTYVPAAAAVPGAFIPPYPPVPPALPLEDGGAAPTHAPIESPSEPGAFPYPYPK
- the RBMS2 gene encoding RNA-binding motif, single-stranded-interacting protein 2 isoform X2 — translated: MLLSVPPRSGLPAFAYNKGGKKQPYVPPAQPLGPPSPSPAGGAPDQLSKTNLYIRGLHPGTTDQDLVKLCQPYGKIVSTKAILDKTTNKCKGYGFVDFDSPTAAQKAVTALKASGVQAQMAKQQEQDPTNLYISNLPLGVDEQELEALLKPFGQVVSTRILRDPHGASRGVGFARMESTEKCEAVITHFNGKFIKTPPGVPAPPDPLLCKFADGGQKKRQSQGKFVSGGRAWARDGDAGTVTLAYDPSAALQNGFYPAPYGLAPGRMLPPAALAPYLPSPVSSYQVHGPAWMHQSYLVQPTGAVLAPAVSPCPQCPHVPPRVPTLTLPRRAWCWPPPCPHVPMSPPFPRVPTLTLPRRARCWPPLCPHVPSVPMSPCPHADTAPQGAMLAPAVSPCPPMSPVSPCPRVPTLTLPRRARCWPPPCPHVPSVPSVPMSPR
- the RBMS2 gene encoding RNA-binding motif, single-stranded-interacting protein 2 isoform X1 — protein: MLLSVPPRSGLPAFAYNKGGKKQPYVPPAQPLGPPSPSPAGGAPDQLSKTNLYIRGLHPGTTDQDLVKLCQPYGKIVSTKAILDKTTNKCKGYGFVDFDSPTAAQKAVTALKASGVQAQMAKVLNPPSPPTCDPRDPPGSPLPWADPSPQQQEQDPTNLYISNLPLGVDEQELEALLKPFGQVVSTRILRDPHGASRGVGFARMESTEKCEAVITHFNGKFIKTPPGVPAPPDPLLCKFADGGQKKRQSQGKFVSGGRAWARDGDAGTVTLAYDPSAALQNGFYPAPYGLAPGRMLPPAALAPYLPSPVSSYQVHGPAWMHQSYLVQPTGAVLAPAVSPCPQCPHVPPRVPTLTLPRRAWCWPPPCPHVPMSPPFPRVPTLTLPRRARCWPPLCPHVPSVPMSPCPHADTAPQGAMLAPAVSPCPPMSPVSPCPRVPTLTLPRRARCWPPPCPHVPSVPSVPMSPR
- the RBMS2 gene encoding RNA-binding motif, single-stranded-interacting protein 2 isoform X6 produces the protein MLLSVPPRSGLPAFAYNKGGKKQPYVPPAQPLGPPSPSPAGGAPDQLSKTNLYIRGLHPGTTDQDLVKLCQPYGKIVSTKAILDKTTNKCKGYGFVDFDSPTAAQKAVTALKASGVQAQMAKVLNPPSPPTCDPRDPPGSPLPWADPSPQQQEQDPTNLYISNLPLGVDEQELEALLKPFGQVVSTRILRDPHGASRGVGFARMESTEKCEAVITHFNGKFIKTPPGVPAPPDPLLCKFADGGQKKRQSQGKFVSGGRAWARDGDAGTVTLAYDPSAALQNGFYPAPYGLAPGRMLPPAALAPYLPSPVSSYQVHGPAWMHQSYLVQPTGAVLAPTMSPVSPCPQCPHMYPHVPVSPHVPVSPR